CCCTCTTGAGCTCCTCGAGACCGTACTTCTCCGCAGCGCAGTAAATCACCGTGTCCTTGAGCAAATCGCCGTCGACGCCGTGGTGGTATACGGTCGACTCGACGCCCCCGCGGCCGTTTTCTCCGTTGCTGCTAAGGGCCTCAATCTCCCACGAATTACGGCGCTTGTTGTGCACCAAGCGCGGGTAGTAGTCGCCCTTGTAGAGATACTCCAGCACGGACGAGAAGATCTCGGGCTCCTCGTCGGGGAGGGCGATGCGCTTAGTCGGGGcggccgaggaggaggctACGGAGGCCGGGGAGCCGACGACGTCGGCGGGGCTGCCGTATAGGTTGGCGCGGAGGGCGTTTTGGAAAAAGGGCGATGCGCAGAGGACATCTTCATGGGCGGCGAAGAGGCGCTGTTCTGTGCCGACGACGAGGGTTACGATTGCGGAGGTGAGGTTGCTGGTTTCAGGGAGGGTTCTGTTAGTGTCTGGTTCACGTTTCTTTCAAGCGACATGCAAGGGTTTCGATGGAGAATGCAGAGTAAATGAATGTGTTGAAGACTCACTTGCTCATGGAAGTATCCTCGGTAGCAGTGCTCGTGGTCGTAGTGGCAGTTAATGGCCTTCGGCTGTGGCGGGATTCATGGCGATGTTTCGAAACGCCGCTGGATTTGCTGAATGATGAGCTGGATTTAGATGCCTTGTGGCTCTTTGAGAAGCTCTTGTTCACAGTCTGTGATGGTTCGTAGCGTCTGCTGAACATTTTGGCTGATGGTTTCCGGAATGGCTGGGATGGTGTTTACCGAGGAAATGGAAAACGGAATTCGAACCGAAGATATCGCAGCTCGGATGCCTAAGGAACGTCGTCGGAGAGAAAATTTCAAGTGATGGAAAGAATAGGTGATGGATGGAATAATTGATTATCGATGACTATGGGATGGACCGAAATATTGATTCTCATGGGAAAATGTGTTTGACCTACCTAAGGCGCCGTTTCCGAGATGAGTGAATACAGAAGAGAGAGCGAACTCGAGAGAAACTCATGGTGGATGGGCGATGGGATTCTAATATATACAGCCTGATTTCCTGGCACGGTCCCCCAAGATCCCTCCCCTACTTGAAGTACGTTGCAGTGATTGCCTTGCACCGGCTGCTTTTGAACAGGATGGCACCGAGACTCTGTGCCTGGGGGAGAGGGGGGCGGActgataaaaaaaaaagtggtGAGAACGTCCTCATTGGACGCGTCAGGGGGATCAAGGGGAACGCGTCGGTGGGTCTGAGGGACACACGCCTCGGATGCGATATCACGTGCACGCCAGCAGGGTACTTCGCTGATGGGAAAGTGGGTGGTGCGCCGGGGTTTTGCTTGGCTGCCTCTGTGGTGGCACTGTTGGGAAAGCTGGCGGACACTGGCAGGCACTGGATACCAGGCCGAACCCGGTTCTAAAACCGCGCCATGTCCAAGCCATCCGCAGGGGGAACAACTTAAGCAGCCAGTGCCAAAAAAAAGGAGAGAATGTGTGCAAGCTTGCGTTGGCTTTGGTGCATTTGGTTCGGTGCCACTGTGCTCAAGTCAAGGGGGCTGGATGATTCCCTCGCTCTTGTCGACAGGTTACTCCGCGGTGACTCAATGGCCCAAAGAGTACCTCTGTCCGGGAGTTTGCGGGCTGCCGAGCACACATCTGTGGTGCGCCGACGATTCACACTTCACACGAAAGCTGCCTAGGTGCCTGGAACAGTGGGAAACAGCCTGAAATGATCCACGTTGAGACGGCGTGGCCGCGTCCAAGCTTTTGTACCCATCACTTGGCCAGAATAAGAAATGTTAGGGGCAGACAATTCATCTGGATTCATTGCCGTCGCACAGGGGGCGAATACTCTCAGTCAAGTTCTAGGAATAGTTGAGGGGCCAAAGGAATTCTCTGATGATACGAAGTATCAATTTGGAGACGATTTGAGCTCACAGGGGTCCAACGTATTGTTCTGTTCTATCTCGAAAGCCCGATGCTCAGAGAGAGGCTTTCGGGATGGCGTAAATGATGTTGGACCGCAAGGGATGGTACCATGGACAAGGCTCGGTTTCCTGCGAAGAGAGGCAAGGCAATTTAACCCCTGAACATCAATCGCCTCTATAAACCTTGCACCGGTTTGCCGGGGCCCGGGGAGCGGTTCCTAGCTTCCCAATCCGAAATCCAAACTGAACTCGAACGCCGAGGGTTCCCTCGGCAGTGCCATGTACTCATTCAATTCGCCAATCAGGTTTGCCCACTTCAGGATGACCAACGTTTACAGCTCTGAAGTGTCACCGTGACAGCTTCGTGCGAACTCACTGCTTAGCTATCCGTAGACAGACCTCACTTGATGTCATTATTAGTGTCCATCAGATTTTAGCAACAACCTGCTCAATGCAGTCGACGACGGCTCTGCGTCCCTCTAGCCTGATGACGGCATCGTTGTGGAAGGCGCCCTGCACCGTCTTCTTCTCTACCTCGAGCCCGACCTCCTCGCAGCGCCGGACCAGCTTCGCGCCAAGCTCGGCCGGCACTAGCTCGTCTCTGCCAGCTTCCACGATCGTAATGCGAGGCCTCTCATAGATCCTCGACCCGGACCAGTTCCCAGCGATCGTGGCTAGGTTCGTCCAGCTGTCCAGGTGATTCCGGAGAAACGGCCAGAGATGACGGTACGGCACCCATTTCTGGGGATACAGTGTCGCTAGCATGTCCTTGACGGACGTGAAAGGTGTCTCGAGGATGAGCGACCGTAGCCGCAACGTGGGCGGGAACGCCTCCCACGCGGCGAGGTTCGTGGCGACCCCAGCGCCGATGCTCTGACCCCAGAGTATCACCTCCGGCGTGGGCTGGTGCCCGTGGACGTCGTGCTCGCTGTGCACCCGCCCAATCCAGTGCAGAGCCGCCCGCGCATCCAGGTTGATGCCCTTCTCGGAGGGACGACCCCTCGACGTCCAGTACCCGCGGTAGCTTAAACACACAAATGTGTATCGCGCGGGCCGTTTGCTTTGCTGCAACGACTGTAGGACCCACGATAGGTCGGGCAACCGTGGGGGAATGGACGAGGCGTTTCCTATTTTTCCCCAATGCATGAGCCTTTGATCGTTTGGAGAGGCAAAAGGGGAAGTGCCATGCGCCAGCCAGGGTATTGGAACGGGGACGAGGCGGACCCTGAAAGTAGAGGATGTAGATGGACGGCACCGATAGAGTATCGTCGAGCGACGTGGTCTTCCTCCCACCAGTCGATGTCGCCGAGGCCACGCAGAGGGCTAGATCCGTCCCATCGGCGGCTCGGATCCTCTTCTCCTCCCACTGTACGCCCCAGCACTGCTTCGCGTAGTCTTGGATGCGCTCCCTGCGTGCATTGGGTGGCAGGCCTGGCATGTAAATGATCTTGTTCTGGAAGATGATCATTGCGAGACACTTTTGCGTCCACAGAGTGAGCAGAAGGCCGGTGAAGACGAGCGGTGGTAGATAGAGCGCCTCAGCTCTGAAGTGCCGCTTGTGAGTCAGGCCAATGTGCGGCGTCACAAGCAGTTTCGGCATCGACTGCCGCTGAGACGTGGCTCGCCATGGTGACGTGACGGGAAGTGCTTGCAGACGGCGAGGACCATGTAGAAGCTGCCCAATGGAGGATGCGCGGATAGCATGCATCACGGTTGCTCGCGAGACATGGAGGCGCGTATCAGGCGCGGGTGGATGATGTGGTATTGGGTTGAAGGTTACGGAACTAGACCCTGAGATGCGGATTACCTCGAACAGAAGCGTTGCGTACCCTGAAAAGAGGGGCGGTtcctggcggcggcggctgctgctgctgctgcttgcgCAAAAATCAAAGATGGAGAACGTTGGTTGGGAGTAGGTATCGCGGACTACTTACTGTATAGAGTGACGGGCCATGACATGGTGCGCATGTGGTCGTGTTCGAACGCGACTGGGTTCAATATGGCCGGCATGCAGGCGGTCCTATTCCGCTCAGAAAGCTTCGGAGGCAACGTTCGAATTCGGCGTTGGCGGCAAACGAAGACGGACTGGTTAAATAAGCACCACGATTGCAGGTCGGGGTCCAAGGATTCCAGCCCAATGGTCGACGATCTGCATTCGTCCATCAATTGCAACGGTGATTCTTATCCGTCTCGAGGGCTCTTTGGGTCTCGTACCATACTAGGTATACCTAGGCACTCAAAGAGGAATGGACCATGGGCAGGGTTCCGCCATTGACACAATCTGGTGTGTAGATGGAAATGGAAGATGTGGTAGAGACATTGCTCTGTCTGAGACAAGGTCGCTCCGTGACACGGGCAGGCCAGACAAATCTCAGCTTGACAGCCAAACAGCCTGCAACAATGGCTTTCTAGAGGCGAGTGTCGACCCATGTGGTAAGATAGTCATTAAGCTGCTCTATCTGCTGCTTCACTATCCGTTCGCTTCAAgagcatcatcatcatctcaTTCCACGGCGTGATTCTCGCCCTCTCGGTCCATTTAGcttggtacggagtacattaCCTACAGTGACAGACCCAGTGCCCCCGCCTCCACTGCTACtcgggtaaggtaggtactttCTAGCAACATTGAGACGTCATAAGGTACTCTAGAGCCAAACGGCCCTCGATGAATTGCTGGAACCAGCCTGCCAATCCTGCACTCGTGAATAAGGTCAGGTATCCAGCAGCGGGACGAATGGAAAAGGCAGGAGAGGGGATGAACCGTGAGGTACCTTACGTAGTGTAAAGTAGACGGCAGGCCCAGCCATCTCGTCACTTCTCAACTTCAGAGAGCTTACCTCATGGCAGGTGTTCCCAAACCCCCAGGGGCAGGGCATGTGCTGTGCTGTTCCCCTCCCCCGCCCATAACCGGCACCAATACGGGCACCAGGCGGTCGGGGAAGGCACCTTATCCACATGTgcggtgtgtgtgtgtgagagtATGAGAGCAAGCGGgcgtaactaataaataaagaatcAGCCGCCCTCGAAATTGGACGTTGCCTTGATTTACGCCGCAAAATCGCACATCCCTTCCTCCCCATACCATACTACCTTATACCTTGGCATGTGCAACACTGGATCTTGATTACCTATCGGTCCATCAGTGAACAACCCCTCTATTTCTGTCCTGGTGCCCATTTCCTCCCTCCAGGTCCTCCAAACCATCCCACTTTCTTGATCAGATCTTCCCACCCCGCCCCGCCGAGAATTCACCGCCGACTTCAACAACCGCCTTTTTTTCCTCGTTTGCTCATTCCCACCCCGCCACTCTTGAAATCTCCAACATCACTTGGACGGAGCCACGACCGAGCCAAGAAACCTTATCTTGTTACAGCAACCACCGCGACAGCCCCGAACCGATATCGAATCCCGCCCACCATGCCCGGCTCTGTAGATCCCACCACCCCGACAGAACCCTCGTCGCCGAGGCACTCCCCGCGCATCGAGCTCCCAGAAGAAGACGCCAGCGCCTCCCCGCGGACAGACGGCCAGACCAGCCCAGGCCTCAGGAACAGCAAAGGATGGGACGGCAAGCTCAGGGTTCAGCGTACCGCCGTCCTCGCCAACCCAGAGGTCCTCTCCGATCCGGAATCCGATGACGAGAACGTCCTTCCGGGCGAAGAACTACCCGCTGACGAAGGCAAGTCTTCCTTACCTGGCGCGCTCTTCCTGCGCTGGGCTACAAGCGCGAGGCGAGGCGAGGCGTGTTGCATGGAAAACTAACACGCCCAACCCCATCCCACAGATCTACTCGATGGCGAAGACCCAGAAACAGACGAACTCATCGTCTCTCACGCCCGCGTCTCCTCCATACCCGCCCTCCGCCTCGAACGCTTCCAAAAGGTGGTACGCCTCTGCCTCCGCCAGAACTCGATCCAGTCCATCGACGGCCTCGCCGCCCTCGCGCCCACCCTCGAGGACCTCGACTTTTACGACAACCTCATCTCCCACATCCGCGGCCTCGACGACCTCGTCAACCTCACCTCTCTCGACCTCAGCTTCAACAAGATCAAGCACATCAAGCACGTCAACCACCTGACCAAGCTCAAGGAGATCTTCCTCGTCGCCAACAAGATCTCCACAATCGAAAACCTCGAAGGGCTCGATGACCTCACCTCGCTCGAGCTCGGCTCCAACCGCATCCGCGTCCTTCAGAACCTCGACTCCCTGAAGAAACTCGAGGAGCTCTGGGTCGCCAAGAACAAAATCACCGAGCTCACGGGGCTAGGCGGACTCTCTAACCTGCGCCTCCTCAGCATCCAATCCAACCGCATTCGCGACCTGGCGCCCTTGGCTGAGGTGCCCGGCCTCGAGGAACTCTACATCTCTCACAACGCCCTCACCTCCCTCGCCGGTATCGAAAAGAGCGAGAAGCTGCGCGTCCTCGACATCTCCAACAACGCCGTTGCGAGCGTTAAGGGCCTCGCGCCACTCAAGAACCTCGAGGAGCTCTGGGCCAGCTATAATCAGATTGGCGACTTCAACGAGGTCGAGAAGGAGCTCAAGGACAAGGAACACCTCACGACGGTCTACTTTGAGGGCAACCCGCTACAGCTTAGAGGACCCGCGGTGTATCGCAACAAAGTCCGTCTGGCGTTGCCCCAACTATCCCAGATCGACGCAAGTGAGTACATCAGAAGAAAAACCCCATTACTGTGAAAAACTACTTGCTGACAAATCGCTCCAGCCTTTGTCAAAACATCATGATTTCCAGGCACAGCGTTCTAGCATGAGACTTACGAGGCTGGCGTGGCGTTACAAAGGCGTTTGATTAGAAGATCTGGGTGCGAGGGCAGACATCAATGGACATATAAGGCCCTTTCTTCACCACACGAGGTATTTCTCGGCACACACATGCACGGTCACACATACTCAGCTACGCTGTTTGGCGAGCATGAGTACATGATGACAGGTATGATGCATTCTTCAATGGGCGGGCGGCTTTTTCTGACTTTGGGCGTGTAAACGCTGCATGTCACGGGCGAGCGGGATTTCCAACTTGGCTTGGTCATGGCTTTCGTTGTATTTTAGCGGCAGATCATAGTCTTGCCGGGGGAGAGGGTATCTAGATACAATCGACGTACGTCGTACGTGGTTTGACACATGTCGGACAGATTTCCCACGCACACCGCCAGTTGCACTACCAAAAGACCGCTCTCTAAGGAGTGGTATGGGTAGTTATGAAGTGCGATAAATCAGGCAAAATGGATGGGATGTAAAATTCAATCCACTTAACCAAAGATCCAAAGCTTCTCAGTGGGGAAGTACTATCATGTCTTGTTAGCTGACAAACATAACGAGAGGGTCAACAGATGAGGGTAAACTCACGTTTGCGGGCTGGTTGAAGCGAGTCTTCCTGTCAAGGGAGCTGATCTTGTCGATCTCGGACTGCTCGAGGTCGAAGTCGGTGACAGACAGGTTCTGGGCAAGGACGTGCTTGCGGCTGGTCTTGGGGATGACAGCAAGACCACGCTGGGTAGCCCAGCGGAGAAGGACCTGGGAAGGCTCCTTGTTGTGCTTCTTGGCAATGGCCGTGACGGTTGGCTCCTCAAAGAGAGGGACAAAGTCGGTAGCGTGCTCCATGTTGAACTCCTTGAAGGAAGCAGGGCCGAAGGAAGAGTAGGCGGTGACGGCGATGCCCTCGTTGGCAGCCAGCTTGATCAGGTCAGGCTGGACCAGGTAGGGGTGGTGCTCGATCTGCAGGGTAGCAGGAGGGATCTTGGCGTAGCGGAGGAGGTCGTAGAGGAGCTGGCCCTGGAAGTTGGAGACACCGATGCTCTTGGAGAGCTTGTTCTCAACGAGGCTCTCCATGGCAGTCCAGGTCTCCTGGATGGAGGCCTTGGAGGGGCGGATTTCGGACTTGCCATCGTAGTGCCAGCCGGGAGGGTATCTGACGGAGGGGTCGACGTACTCGAGGGCGACGGGGAAGTGGATGAGGTAGAGGTCGAAGTAGTCGACGCCCCAGTCGGCGAGCTGCTTCTTGACGATGGGCTCTACGCGCTCGCCATCGTGGAAGGTGTTCCAGAGCTTGGAGACGATGAAGAGCTCCTCACGCTTGACGAGACCCTCCTTGATGGCGCGGGCAACACCCTGGCCACACTCAACTTCATTGCCGTAATCTGGACAATTGACAACGTTAGTTACGTGTTAACCCCATAGCACAGTTGAACGTCATGGCGAATCAAAGTGTGTATGATTTGAGTTGTCCATGTGTGATGGATTCGGGGAATGCGGGAGCGTAGCCCCGAGTGTAAGTGGATGGCATTGGTGAGGGTAGTGAGGGGAGTGACAAGTGACAGGGCAGGTCGGGGGGAGGGGTGCGTATCCCGGGTGAAGTGCAGGGGTGGCTGCGGAGAGCTTTCCGGGTGAAGTTGTAGCGCATGGGGAAAATCCCCATCGGTACTCTGCAGAAATTCGCACCGATGATCCATGGTGGGGTTTAGGAGGGGTAATAGTTGGCTTCTCAGGAAGAAATTATGGAGGGGGGAGACACGCAGCAGACCACCAACACCAGCATCAATGGCAGCGCGCAACGCGTTTTTCTGCAAGAGAAACCTGTCCAATTGCTTCCTGGTTGCCACGCAGTTGCCGCCTGTCACTGAAGCTGGGTTCATTGCGCCGCAGAATGCTTCCTCTTGCTCTCGCTCTCACCACACCATTGACAGTGTATGCTCGTGCTTGTGGGCTGTTTCACTTACCGCAGGCGCCGTCAAACAGACGGTATCCGGCCTTGATGGCCTCGTAGACGGTGTCGGCGGCAATGTCGTTGTCAACCTTCCACAGACCGAAGCCCACTTGGGGCATGTCAAAGCCGCTGTTCAGCTTGATGTTGGGGACGGCCATGATGAATGGTAGCTGTCGTTGTTCTGGGAAGTAGGTTCGAGAGTGTAAGATCAACGAAGCGTGGCAGAacttgagagagagaagagggGAGGGAGAGAAGGAAAAGACAGACAGCACTCAGGGTCGGGAAGAGGGACGATGTACGTATTTATAACCATGGCACCAACGTCAGGTGTTCTGGTACGCGGTTGCCAGGCAATGTAGAGTATTCGTCTGGCCCGGAAGGCAAGCTTGCTGAGTCCTAGGGCAAGTAGACCAATTGCAACTTCCTGGCTTTCCCATTGCCCGCGTCGATAACCTCCACCTGTCCCCGGCCGGCTGCATGCTTCCAGACACCCCATGGTGCCGTCACCATACATATTTGCGGCGATATCTAGGGCTCAAGAGGCTGGCGGGGTGAAAAGGGACCGATAGGATAAAAAGTGACACACAGATCGCCTTCCCCAAAACCAACCAAACCAGCCAGGGGGTCCCCGCCGGAGGAAAGAAAGCTAGCTGGTCGTTCCGAGCCCGTGACACGTCGACATTGGACGATGTGAAATATCCATAAGTGTAGTGGCCGGGTAATGTTACGGGCAGGAAGAGGCACCTCAGACGGAGAGGCGCGCGTGGATAAGCCGGCCGGGCTTCATGTGGAGATGGGGGGTGGGTGGTTGCTGGCTCACTGCTACAGAATGACACGCGCCCATTTGTGCGTTTAAATCAGCCTGTGAGGACTTGAGCTACGGTCGACCCAGGAGACTTCCATTGGGGTAAATTGGAGTTCAAGCTTCCCGCTGCTGGCTGTCAAGGTCAGGGTCCCAGTTTGCAAAGTTTCGCGGGATGGAAGCCAATATGCATGGGAATTGTGATTTTGGCAGCCCTTCCTTTGGGTTGGTTGGTCCCAGGGCGGCTTTCCTGCCCTGCCACTGGTTCCCTTTGACTCTACCTACTAAGAAACCGCGGCCAGCTG
The DNA window shown above is from Colletotrichum lupini chromosome 7, complete sequence and carries:
- a CDS encoding protein phosphatase 1 regulatory subunit SDS22, encoding MPGSVDPTTPTEPSSPRHSPRIELPEEDASASPRTDGQTSPGLRNSKGWDGKLRVQHLLDGEDPETDELIVSHARVSSIPALRLERFQKVVRLCLRQNSIQSIDGLAALAPTLEDLDFYDNLISHIRGLDDLVNLTSLDLSFNKIKHIKHVNHLTKLKEIFLVANKISTIENLEGLDDLTSLELGSNRIRVLQNLDSLKKLEELWVAKNKITELTGLGGLSNLRLLSIQSNRIRDLAPLAEVPGLEELYISHNALTSLAGIEKSEKLRVLDISNNAVASVKGLAPLKNLEELWASYNQIGDFNEVEKELKDKEHLTTVYFEGNPLQLRGPAVYRNKVRLALPQLSQIDATFVKTS
- a CDS encoding aldo/keto reductase is translated as MYGDGTMGCLEACSRPGTGGGYRRGQWESQEVAIGLLALGLSKLAFRARRILYIAWQPRTRTPDFCHASLILHSRTYFPEQRQLPFIMAVPNIKLNSGFDMPQVGFGLWKVDNDIAADTVYEAIKAGYRLFDGACEREQEEAFCGAMNPASVTGGNCVATRKQLDRFLLQKNALRAAIDAGVGGLLRVSPLHNFFLRSQLLPLLNPTMDHRCEFLQSTDGDFPHALQLHPESSPQPPLHFTRDTHPSPRPALSLVTPLTTLTNAIHLHSGLRSRIPRIHHTWTTQIIHTLIRHDVQLCYGGVARAIKEGLVKREELFIVSKLWNTFHDGERVEPIVKKQLADWGVDYFDLYLIHFPVALEYVDPSVRYPPGWHYDGKSEIRPSKASIQETWTAMESLVENKLSKSIGVSNFQGQLLYDLLRYAKIPPATLQIEHHPYLVQPDLIKLAANEGIAVTAYSSFGPASFKEFNMEHATDFVPLFEEPTVTAIAKKHNKEPSQVLLRWATQRGLAVIPKTSRKHVLAQNLSVTDFDLEQSEIDKISSLDRKTRFNQPANYFPTEKLWIFESGLLVVQLAVCVGNLSDMCQTTYDPSWKSRSPVTCSVYTPKVRKSRPPIEECIIPVIMYSCSPNSVAEYV